The sequence TGTAAATGTACGCTAAATAAATATTCCTGTGGTGGGTTATGTACCTTTGTTTAGAAAAACCCAATGTTCGTGGTACCCTTATAACCTACTTTACCCCTCATGACACCCTCGCTCCCACTGGGCCATCTAATGTGCTTATTGGAATTGTATCAGTATTACCACGAATAATTAGTCTACGCTCACCTATTGTACTTTCAAATCTCTGTTTTTTTATTTCCTGTTTAAAACTGTTATTAATAATTTATACCCACATTGAGCAGGTAGCCTTATTCTTTTCCTCAATTATTGAAAATATTTTTTTTTCTACCCGCATATGTCAAAAAAAGGACTTTTTCTAACGAAAACAGACCTCATTTATTAACGGATTGACACTTTCTATTCTATATTTTCTTCTCAGTGAATGGAAGACTTCTCAGCAAAGAGTCCAACCCTTCCATTACTGATTACCCACTTCAAGTGGGTGGATTTAACCACGGGCTTTTAAAACCCGGCTTAAGGCCTGTCCAAGAATAATAAAAATACACTCAGTCTTAAACGGAGCGACTATTTTTCTGCACAAGCCTCTTGAAAATGAGGGGTTATTTGATAAATTCGTGCGACAGAGTTTCCCAACAGGGATAATATTTTTCTGCGCAAATCATTAAGACCTTCCAGCATTATCTTGACCTGTTTGCCATCTCTTATCACAACATGATTGATTCCTTCTAAAATTTGGAAAACCCATCTCATAGTTGGACGTTGAATGGGTTGCTTGATCTGGTTAGGAATCGTTTCATCCAACTGTTTCAGGGCTTTCCTCAAGCGCCTTTGCGCAATAGTGTAAATGAGTAACGATAAGGTCATGACCATTATCAGTCCCTCAATCCGGCTTGCTTTTTCCAGAAAAAATGATGAGGCAAAACACAAAGAACTCTTCAAAAAACCAAATCCCTTTTCAACATAATCCTGGCCTTGATACGCTTGAAGTACCTCAAGGTCACTCAACTCCAATTGTGGAAGGTTGCTACCAACAATAAAGCAGGCCTTTTCCCGGATAATTTGTTCAATTTGCTGCTCATTCTTTTCAAATTGAAATTTAATTTGATATTCAAATTCAAACGGACTGTCTTCAGCAGGCCTGCCTTTGGCTAAATATTTTTTATGCTTTTCAATTTCAATCGTTGTTACCTGGTGATATTTCCAGCTTTTGCACTGTTTTTCCAGTGCTGATTGAGCATCTTTTTCAGTTGTAAAGCGATTTGCCTGTAAATGATAAAGCGCTTTCTCAATCTTAACTTGTTCTTTAGCTGTGGCTTTTTTCACTGTTGTTTCAGCACGATTTAAAGCTGTGTCAGAAAAAACTACAATCCAGCGTTGCTTGATCCCATAATGCTCTACTTCAAAACAGGTATACTTTCTCTTCTCATCCCAAGTTTCCCAACTATCCTGGTTTAAAGCTTCTTGAATTGTTGTCTTGGCCGGCTTGTTCGTTTCGGGAACTCGGGTGATAAAATTTAACGATTTCAGGTTGACGGCGTTTTTTTTATTATAACCTTTTGAATCCATAATCAGATAGCGAGGATCATCGAGATCTTTCCAGGCTTTTACCAGTTCTTTGGACCGATGTTGGAAAATAGTATTATCATCAGAGTTGCCACTCCAGCATTTCATCAAAAGCGGAATTCCACCATCTTGAGAGACCATCAACTCTAATACCACTTGTTTCAGATCCGGTCGGTGGTCTTTGGAATATCCATGAGTAATAGTGACAGCTTGAAGGTCTTCATCTGGAAGATGCTCACCAGTCACAGAAAAACTACTGGTATCTTCGCAACCAAAACGACAATCAACTTTTTCCTGCCGACAAACAGATGCGGCCAAGGTAGCAAATAAGGCGTCACTGCCATAAAGGTGAGTTGCATCCAGAGTACGACTCAACTTAAACCGGTTGAAATGTTCGGCGCATACTCCAGGACGAAATAACAGATCCAATGGTTTGTTTTCAAAAAATTGAGGGGTTAAGGAAATAGGTCGATCAGTAAAACCAAGGCCATTGAGAATCATACCGGCAATCGCTTCTCCGTGACTGATCTCCGATTGTTCATGTGTGCCTAACAGACTATCAACTTGCTCTATTATTTTCAGATCTTTGATTACGCCAGCCACAACACCATAATGATCTAATCGATTTATTTCTAATTCCATCGTCCTCTTTTTACATTCTTATGTGGTTATTCAAGAGGGGACAGTTTAAATCATTTTTTATCAAAAATCACCTGCTCAATGTGGGTTTATATATGTTTATTACGGTTTTAAACCGTAAATTTATGTTCAAATAACCCGACTACGACCAGTTCTGGGAGGCCTTTAGGGGGGCGTGAACAAAGGTTCATAGTTTTTTTTGGGGTTCCGGTGAATGGCCGGCGGTCCCTTCTGGCTCCGCTTCGCTCCGGTCCATCCGCTGCGCTCCTGGACTCCCCGCCAGGGCACCTAACCCTTACGCCGTCCCGCCGTATGTATTGCGGGTTAAGTCCCGCTTGCGGCCTATTGGGCCGGTTCTGCGGACAGCTTTTTATAAGGAAAAACTGGTTTATACCTTTTATCCCGGAGACATGACGAAACAAGTTTTCGCGGATTTGTATGTTGAATTGAAAAATTTTTCTAAGATTTAAAAAAAAACGCCATGGGGAGGCCCAGGTGTAGCGGCCTGATTTCATAATCGCCCTGGCTTGATTTTATCCAGAAATCCGGGCCTGGATTAAACGTTTCTATCCGATCTGTCTGGCCGGATTTATTCGTTTCCAGGCCAGAATTAAATGTTTCTGGCCAGCTTTATTTGTTACTGAGCCAGATTTAATTGATTCTATAATTCGTCCAGAATCAATTTTATCCGGTATAAAATGTACAATTAAACAGGAAGACCCAGCCACTATATCTTGTGGTTGGCCTGAAATCCAAAAAGAGAGGGCTTATAGACACATTGTGGGGTCGGTTTTTCCTTAAAAATCTACAAAAATTAGCTTTATATCCAGTTCCCTTGAAAAAAGTGTTTGCCCGGAAACTGATTTCTAAGATCAGCCGAACCGCCCTGGTACGTGATCCGTATGCCGGGTGGTGTGGGAGGGCTCCTTAGTGATGGGGAGTCCTATCCCGATTAGCTTTTTTATTTAATATTACAAATACCTTCAGGGCTTAGATGGTTTGAATTCATTAATTAAGGAATAGACACCCATATTCCAGTATCATCCTGAAAACCGGGGGTGTTTTCCATGTTCATAGGGTCCCACATTCTTACAGTAACCGGTTCAGTTGGGCTCATTACCATAGCTGTTCTAATAGCGGCTATCGACGCATCAACTACACCGATTGGATTGGTAGGCTGGCGAACACTGATGCAATTCCCTCCTCCAGTAGAAATAGCTATATGAGTAAGCTGAGAATGCCCCATTGGCCCCCTGTAAAATCCAACAATGTAACCTCTTGCGATGTTGTGTAGCGCATTGTTATTTAGATTTACCGTAGTATTATTCATCAGAATACGCGTCGGATTTCTATTGTCTCCAGTCCCTACACTGAAAAAATTTTTAATCGTTTTCTGAAGTGACATTAATCCTGCGTGAAAAGCGCAAGAAGCAACAAAATCCCAGCATGTGCCAAGAGCAGCCTTGTTATCTCCCCTGATAGTTAAAAGTCCAGGGCTTTGATTTACATAATGATATTGGGAAGTACCATACAAAGCTGCAGCACCTGCGTTTTGCCTGGAACAGAAACTTGCAATTGCTTCATCTATGCTTCTCCTACTATTAAACCTACTAACATTATTACGAATTGTATTGAGTTCGTTTCTAACAAAGGGGTGAGGGTTAAGAGTCAAATGGCAAAGCAGCAATGCACGTAAGCCGCTTCGCTGCTTTTGCGATAAGAATTTCCATTTTCCATGTCCAAGTCCTAATGATATATCAGCACCGTATTTTGGATTGCTTCTTTGCTGAACCTTTAAACGAAGTGTATTATGGATTTTTCCAAGATATTCTAACGCGTCCTGGTAGCGTTCTTGTGGAGTTTTGGACATATTTGTTCTCCTTTCCTTTTAAAAGCTAAAGTGGTAATAACTGGAAAATTTACATCATATAGCCTTACAATGTCATAAAGTTAACGGCAAGGTTTTAAATTCATATGATGCTCCCTTTTGGCAACTTTATGTTTTCGTTCAAATTTACGCCCAGGTCTAATCGGTTCTGTTGCTCCCATAAAAAGTGTATGAATTTGCCGGATTAGCTGTTCAATTATTTCACGAGGTCTTTCAAAAAGTAAAAAGAGTGTATCTTTGGATTTTGAAATTGCCTGTGTCATATTCAATTGATGTTCGTGCTTTTTTTTATCATCCTTTTTCTCTATTACATCTTGAGCCGGTGATGCTAATATCAGGAAGGTTACATGTAAGATTTTTTGCCAGGACTTTCGCATGAAAATCTTGATAAACGGACAAAACAGATGTACCGGAAAAATTTCCAATTTCAATACGTTCTTTCATAAAAAGGTAATCGACTTCAACCGGCCAGCGTTTGTGGTACAAATCCATAAATATTTCATGGGGAAACTTGCGTTCATTGGTCAACGATGTGATGAGCACTTCTATTTCACCAGTGTCAAGCTCGACTCGTATAAGGCGCAAACGTAAAGGCTTGGTATCAAGACCAATTTCATCACACTCTATTTTTGATTGGTATGATGCTTGGAGATCAATTATGCTTTCTTGAGCCCCGGACTCAACAAAATTTTGAACAACTTTCCACTGCTTGGAAATTCTTGCACAAAAATTGCCTTCCAGAGACATGATTAGGTTGAAAATCCAATAAGCAGGATAGCCACGATCCAATAACAGCAAATCATTAGGAAGCAAATTGAGCATATGGCTGTGCAATAGTTCTCTTTCCCCGACATGATAAGGGTTGATAATGGTGTCAATTGTGACTTTATTAAGGACATCAAACATTTGTGAAATACGTGCCATAACACAAGCCGGGCCTTTATTCGGCTTCAACATACCGAAATGTTGTCTAATCTCTTTATATTTAAACAATTTCAACGTACTCCCGTCTATGGCAAGGAGATTAAAGCCGTTCCATGTTTTTTTATGTTGGAAACGGTCATAGAAAAATTCAATGAGATGCCGGTTGAATTCTATGAAAGCATCGTATTTGAGTTTCTTGCGAGCAAGGGATAAAGCCATTTTTGAGACAAACTTAATTGGGATATCCAGCCGAAATAATGCCTTAAAATAATGATCCAGCTCGTCTTGATATGATCCTTTGATGAAATTTATGAAAAACAGGAAAAGAGTTTGAAAGGGAAGCTTTCGTTGGCGTATAAAATCTTTTTGGGATTGTTTGTGCCTTTCTACAAATTGGGATGAATTCAAAATTTCTTTAAGATATTCGATCAGTTCGGCACAGATCTTGGAAAGCATGTTCCGTGCCACAATCGTTTTGTTTTTGAATTTTTTTTGACATATTATTCTCCTTTCATAAGAAAAATTTTGAGTTGATGTTAATACTAAATATATCATAATGCTCTGTATTTACAATATTTTTTACTACTTGTTAACTTTATGACATTGAATACCAAGGTACAAAGATTATTTTTAGGATACATCCCCGAATTTACCCAAAACGCCAATTACAATTTCTACATTTTCATCTTTGTCTGATTCAAATAGCTTTTTAGGAAAACTATTGTTTGGGATTGGGTTCATCAATTCACCAACGCTCCCCCGAACCCTTAGCCTTGATCTTGGCGGTAACTCGACTTTTACCCACTGTGGTTCTGGGTTACTTATGTCAACAATAGTTCCAAACTCATTCTCATCTAATAAACATACGGTTGTGGTAGAGCAAACAAGACAAACAAAAGTCTCATATCCAGAAGTCATATCAGTTCTCTGTATGATGATAATGAATATTTTAGTATCAGCTAAACCACTGTATAAAGTAGATGAGTGGTTGCTTGATTATTTAGATGGCAAGGCGGAACATATTGATAATGCCGCAAAATTAAAAATGATATCGCAATCATCGTCTTGAAAAGTGAATTGCCAAGGCCCCTCTTCTTTTGAGGAATGCTTAATTAAAATCCGACGATTGTGGTTTATTTGATAATGTCCATATTTTTTATCAACTTTTCCTAAAGCTTTAAAAGATGGATACTCAAAGATTTGAGCAAGTGCAGCACCGTGATAAATATCTTTATCTTGAATTTTCATAGAAAAATCCTTTGTTATCACTCGATGAACAAGTTTTTTTAACATGCTGATATAATTGATTTTAATTAAATATGCCATATTTATGGCATGGTTTTTAAAACAAATAATATCAATAGGTTATGGTTTTTGGCACAAAAAATTTTGTAAAATCACATCATTTACACCCCTGTATTTACAAGGGTTGAGAAAAAACTTAATCATCGAGTATCAACATTCCTAAAGTGTGTAAACAAATTTCAGAATTGATTTTATCCTCGGTATATTTCATTGATTGGAATTCTCAAATCGCATCCATAAAAAAATAAGTATTTTAAAGGTG comes from uncultured Desulfobacter sp. and encodes:
- a CDS encoding IS1634 family transposase, producing the protein MELEINRLDHYGVVAGVIKDLKIIEQVDSLLGTHEQSEISHGEAIAGMILNGLGFTDRPISLTPQFFENKPLDLLFRPGVCAEHFNRFKLSRTLDATHLYGSDALFATLAASVCRQEKVDCRFGCEDTSSFSVTGEHLPDEDLQAVTITHGYSKDHRPDLKQVVLELMVSQDGGIPLLMKCWSGNSDDNTIFQHRSKELVKAWKDLDDPRYLIMDSKGYNKKNAVNLKSLNFITRVPETNKPAKTTIQEALNQDSWETWDEKRKYTCFEVEHYGIKQRWIVVFSDTALNRAETTVKKATAKEQVKIEKALYHLQANRFTTEKDAQSALEKQCKSWKYHQVTTIEIEKHKKYLAKGRPAEDSPFEFEYQIKFQFEKNEQQIEQIIREKACFIVGSNLPQLELSDLEVLQAYQGQDYVEKGFGFLKSSLCFASSFFLEKASRIEGLIMVMTLSLLIYTIAQRRLRKALKQLDETIPNQIKQPIQRPTMRWVFQILEGINHVVIRDGKQVKIMLEGLNDLRRKILSLLGNSVARIYQITPHFQEACAEK
- a CDS encoding IS4 family transposase, which encodes MIYLVLTSTQNFSYERRIICQKKFKNKTIVARNMLSKICAELIEYLKEILNSSQFVERHKQSQKDFIRQRKLPFQTLFLFFINFIKGSYQDELDHYFKALFRLDIPIKFVSKMALSLARKKLKYDAFIEFNRHLIEFFYDRFQHKKTWNGFNLLAIDGSTLKLFKYKEIRQHFGMLKPNKGPACVMARISQMFDVLNKVTIDTIINPYHVGERELLHSHMLNLLPNDLLLLDRGYPAYWIFNLIMSLEGNFCARISKQWKVVQNFVESGAQESIIDLQASYQSKIECDEIGLDTKPLRLRLIRVELDTGEIEVLITSLTNERKFPHEIFMDLYHKRWPVEVDYLFMKERIEIGNFSGTSVLSVYQDFHAKVLAKNLTCNLPDISITGSRCNREKG